A stretch of the bacterium genome encodes the following:
- a CDS encoding PqqD family peptide modification chaperone: protein MDPLHSPSWYRVAELRPRLSSQVRFGRHMVRGQCWYVARHPTTGNVHRLAPAAHALVEQLDGECTTQAAWEAVAQRFGDDAPTQDEALQLLGVLHGAGFLRGDLPPDTAALFERVQEEERQEARSQRNPVSFRVPLLDPDAFLERWLWCVQPIFSRAGALLTAGVILAAAVAALQHLPELVAAGDSVFEPESVLALWFTYPLVKVVHELGHAFAVKRWGGDVHEIGVMFLVFLPVPYVDASASAVFPEKHRRMLVSAAGIGVELLLASLALFVWLVVEPGFVRHVAYAVMLVGGISTLLFNGNPLLRFDGYYVLADAIEIPNLAARGQAFVGALVKQKLLGLRETRLPETAPGETPWLVGYAIASTLYQLGVMLGIALYLAGQFFVLGVALAVFTLLLRVGVPLVRHGSWLLTDPSVGERRGRALLGGGGLLVAALVAVFIVPVPLHTHSPAVTWLPERAHVRAAGEGFVVEVLAEPHRAVRAGDPLFRIRDPLLEARRRAAEARWQELRQELQAFVQKDRVRTEIARERLAGAEAALNRLREQAREEVIRSPLVGMFLLEGGRDWVGRYVRQGDLLGYVLDLGSATARVVVSQDDVALIRERTREVGVRMAHAPTRELPGRIVREVPAAGHRLPTAALGTAGGGPLAVDPADPDGLRTLEPMFQFDLELPPGHLRAVGEFVHVRFDHGAEPVGLRAFRSLRRLFLRQLGV from the coding sequence CAAGCCGCCTGGGAGGCGGTCGCCCAGCGATTCGGGGACGACGCGCCCACCCAGGACGAGGCCCTCCAGCTCCTCGGCGTCCTCCACGGTGCAGGCTTCCTGCGCGGCGATCTCCCGCCCGATACCGCTGCGCTCTTCGAGCGCGTTCAAGAGGAAGAGCGACAGGAAGCCCGCAGCCAGCGCAACCCGGTCTCCTTCCGCGTGCCGCTCCTCGATCCGGACGCGTTTCTCGAGCGCTGGCTCTGGTGTGTCCAGCCGATCTTCAGCCGCGCCGGTGCGCTCCTGACCGCGGGGGTGATCCTGGCGGCGGCGGTCGCCGCACTCCAACACCTCCCGGAGCTCGTTGCTGCAGGCGATTCCGTGTTCGAGCCCGAGAGCGTGCTCGCACTCTGGTTCACCTATCCGCTGGTCAAGGTCGTTCACGAGCTCGGCCATGCCTTCGCCGTGAAACGCTGGGGTGGCGACGTGCACGAGATCGGCGTGATGTTCCTGGTCTTCCTGCCGGTTCCCTACGTAGACGCCTCGGCCTCGGCGGTGTTCCCCGAGAAGCACCGACGCATGCTGGTGAGCGCGGCCGGCATCGGGGTCGAGCTCCTGCTGGCGTCGCTGGCGCTGTTCGTGTGGCTGGTGGTGGAGCCCGGCTTCGTGCGCCATGTGGCCTACGCCGTGATGCTGGTGGGTGGCATTTCGACCCTGTTGTTCAACGGCAATCCGTTGCTGCGTTTCGACGGCTACTACGTGCTCGCGGATGCGATCGAGATCCCCAACCTCGCTGCGCGCGGTCAAGCCTTCGTGGGCGCCCTCGTGAAGCAGAAGCTCCTGGGCCTGCGCGAGACACGTCTGCCGGAGACCGCACCCGGTGAAACGCCCTGGTTGGTCGGCTATGCCATCGCATCGACGCTCTACCAGCTCGGGGTGATGCTCGGCATCGCACTCTACCTGGCTGGGCAGTTCTTCGTCCTCGGCGTGGCGCTGGCAGTGTTCACGTTGCTGCTGCGGGTGGGCGTGCCGCTGGTACGCCACGGCTCGTGGCTGCTGACCGATCCCTCCGTCGGTGAGCGACGGGGCAGGGCGTTGCTAGGCGGGGGCGGCCTGCTGGTCGCAGCGCTGGTCGCCGTCTTCATCGTGCCGGTCCCACTGCATACCCACAGCCCGGCTGTGACCTGGCTTCCCGAAAGGGCCCACGTTCGCGCCGCCGGCGAGGGCTTCGTGGTCGAGGTGCTGGCCGAGCCGCACCGGGCGGTGCGCGCGGGAGACCCGCTGTTCCGGATTCGCGATCCGCTGCTCGAGGCTCGCCGGCGCGCCGCGGAGGCGCGCTGGCAGGAGCTTCGTCAGGAGCTGCAGGCCTTCGTGCAGAAGGATCGGGTCCGCACGGAGATCGCCCGCGAGCGCCTCGCCGGTGCCGAAGCCGCGCTGAACCGTCTGCGGGAGCAGGCGAGAGAGGAGGTGATCCGAAGCCCCTTGGTGGGAATGTTCCTCCTCGAAGGAGGCCGGGACTGGGTGGGGCGCTACGTCCGACAGGGCGACCTGCTGGGCTATGTCCTCGATCTCGGATCCGCTACGGCGCGGGTCGTCGTGAGCCAGGACGATGTCGCGTTGATCCGGGAGCGCACCCGGGAGGTCGGAGTGCGCATGGCGCACGCGCCGACGCGTGAGCTTCCAGGTCGCATCGTGCGCGAGGTGCCGGCCGCGGGCCATCGCCTGCCGACCGCGGCCCTGGGAACTGCGGGGGGCGGGCCCCTGGCCGTCGACCCCGCGGATCCCGACGGATTGCGCACCCTGGAGCCGATGTTCCAGTTCGATCTCGAGCTGCCGCCCGGGCACCTTCGTGCTGTGGGCGAGTTCGTACACGTGCGCTTCGACCACGGCGCCGAGCCCGTAGGCCTTCGCGCCTTCCGCTCGCTGCGGCGTCTGTTCCTGAGGCAGCTCGGTGTCTAG